A region of Leishmania panamensis strain MHOM/PA/94/PSC-1 chromosome 33 sequence DNA encodes the following proteins:
- a CDS encoding hypothetical protein (TriTrypDB/GeneDB-style sysID: LpmP.33.3000), whose protein sequence is MSQDTMYRHQLWHIEDPSLTVSQARLKLLFDFDPPSQYRLQPNGSLLHGIRPSCVLCGSVNPPGGAAAAPPAAPITTRRIGVFGRVGSVPVQYEEPFVTEWTDVGLPPTSTKEDA, encoded by the coding sequence ATGTCGCAAGACACCATGTACCGCCACCAGCTGTGGCACATCGAGGATCCAAGCTTGACGGTGTCGCAGGCCCGTCTCAAGCTGCTCTTCGACTTTGACCCGCCGTCACAGTACCGACTTCAACCAAACGGTTCACTGTTGCACGGTATCCGGCCCAGCTGCGTACTGTGTGGAAGTGTAAATCCTCCAGGCggagccgcagcggcaccgcctgctgcaccgatCACCACGCGTCGGATAGGCGTGTTTGGTCGCGTCGGCAGTGTCCCTGTTCAGTATGAAGAGCCGTTCGTGACAGAGTGGACAGATGTTGGCCTCCCTCCGACCTCGACGAAAGAGGACGCGTGA
- a CDS encoding hypothetical protein (TriTrypDB/GeneDB-style sysID: LpmP.33.3010), whose protein sequence is MANASASAPPLSTSPPRHWGSDLLLRKVPLYAQARQYANVDPDDTWSEGNTLGYGPSSYPLLAAVRSCYEMVNRDEVAADTSSKLRVTTALVDRSPFCGIDRAGYAHVPAQRKWASTNPLVAESASRNSEQPTALVRRAAAAAVLDDALGPATLAQVLEPWFGVIEDCLCASAQQQQVEERVRPEGRKAKEKAAKRSDNGAAGAPEDGDTADNDTVRVTDADVLRMLRRKRIYNREDETHGAVYTRLESVILHYSAATPEEKEMLRISRVVSSDPSAAVLIPGQGNTATAPSQETWGSRMLSLVTSTVAAEAGGGAARRSDEEAEQQQKVLAYLKRVRWIATQWSSTTNQMALKDAGTSALSWGQMTEAQRVKVEMLHTQRQRRRFRRPRRGGDGAKGNDNDADAVEN, encoded by the coding sequence ATGGCGAATGCAAGCGCTTCGGCGCCGCCATTGTCGACTTCGCCGCCACGACATTGGGGGTCtgacctgctgctgcgcaaggtCCCACTCTACGCCCAGGCACGGCAGTACGCCAATGTCGATCCTGACGACACGTGGTCAGAGGGAAACACACTCGGCTACGGGCCGAGCAGCTACCCACTtctggcggcggtgcgctcGTGCTACGAGATGGTAAATCGTGACGAGGTAGCCGCTGACACCTCATCAAAGCTGCGAGTGACCACCGCATTAGTTGACCGCTCTCCCTTCTGCGGCATCGACAGAGCTGGATATGCCCACGTGCCGGCACAGCGCAAGTGGGCATCTACAAATCCGCTGGTGGCAGAATCGGCTTCGCGGAACTCGGAGCAGCCAACGGCCCTGGttcgccgcgctgctgccgccgctgtgttGGATGACGCCCTCGGCCCCGCAACTCTGGCACAGGTGCTGGAGCCGTGGTTTGGCGTCATCGAGGATTGCCTATGTGCTAgcgcgcaacagcagcaggtcgAAGAGCGCGTGCGACCAGAGGGCAGgaaggcaaaagagaaggcagcCAAGAGGAGTGacaacggcgcagcgggaGCACCAGAGGACGGCGATACCGCCGATAATGACACTGTGCGAGTCACTGACGCGGACGTGTTGCgcatgctgcgccgcaagcGCATCTACAATCGGGAAGACGAAACTCACGGTGCCGTGTACACCCGGCTCGAGAGCGTCATTCTGCATTACAGTGCGGCGACAccggaagaaaaagagatgcTGCGGATCTCGCGAGTAGTGAGTAGCGACCCTtccgcagcggtgctcatCCCTGGCCAAGGCAACACCGCaacggcgccgtcgcaggaGACGTGGGGCAGTCGTATGCTGTCGCTCGTTACGTCTACCGTGGCTGCGGaggccggcggtggtgccgcgcgacgcagcgacgaggaggccgaacaacagcagaaggTCCTGGCCTACCTGAAGCGTGTGCGCTGGATTGCTACGCagtggagcagcaccacaaACCAGATGGCGCTCAAGGACGCTGGGACGTCGGCACTGTCGTGGGGTCAGATGACAGAGGCCCAGCGTGTGAAGGTGGAGATgctgcacacacagaggcagcgccgccgcttccgGCGTCCAcgtcgtggtggtgatggagcCAAAGGTAACGACAACGACGCCGATGCTGTGGAGAACTAG
- a CDS encoding hypothetical protein (TriTrypDB/GeneDB-style sysID: LpmP.33.3020), with amino-acid sequence MIRPHKRPACDKTCAIVLGCVLSGFALIAFILLWRCLAAKRQREKRLRMENDACCKGYLYASHEEVGTNENSAEVPVSTMVEKDILPNPFSANTRSSASPLDSWNPNSHINNPLDGVSAADSSGRGSVVEQVLSSCIPIAEDQVVAFPQEQPTCLAPQVEAPQVEAPQVEAPQVEAPQVEAPQVEAPQVEAPQVEAPQVEAPQVEAPQVEAPQVEAPQVEAPQVEAPQLNDVAQEEEDLQAIKSNRRPRMRRRNHLRGVSAAACPEDNVIDILDNLV; translated from the coding sequence ATGATCCGGCCGCATAAGAGACCTGCGTGTGACAAAACTTGTGCCATCGTTTTAGGTTGCGTGCTCAGTGGCTTTGCTCTGATCGCTTTCATCttgctgtggcgctgcctcgctgcgAAACGCCAGCGTGAGAAGCGGCTCAGGATGGAGAATGACGCCTGCTGCAAGGGGTACCTCTACGCGAGCCACGAGGAAGTGGGCACGAATGAGAACAGTGCGGAGGTGCCAGTGTCGACAATGGTTGAAAAGGATATATTGCCGAACCCCTTCTCCGCCAACACGCGCTCGTCTGCCTCTCCGCTGGATTCCTGGAACCCCAATTCGCACATAAACAACCCACTCGAtggcgtgtctgcggctgaCTCCTCAGGTAGGGGGAGTGTAGTCGAGCAggtgctctcctcctgcatccCGATCGCCGAGGACCAGGTCGTGGCATTCCCGCAGGAGCAACCCACCTGTCTGGCACCGCAGGTCGAGGCACCACAGGTCGAGGCACCACAGGTCGAGGCACCACAGGTCGAGGCACCACAGGTCGAGGCACCACAGGTCGAGGCACCGCAGGTCGAGGCACCACAGGTCGAGGCACCACAGGTCGAGGCACCGCAGGTCGAGGCACCGCAGGTCGAGGCACCACAGGTCGAGGCACCACAGGTCGAGGCACCGCAGGTCGAGGCACCACAGCTGAATGACGtagcgcaggaggaggaggacctgCAGGCTATAAAGTCAAACCGCCGGCCGCGCATGCGGCGCCGTAATCACCTCCGCGGCGtgagtgccgccgcctgcccGGAAGACAACGTAATCGATATTCTGGACAACCTGGTATAA
- a CDS encoding hypothetical protein (TriTrypDB/GeneDB-style sysID: LpmP.33.3030): protein MMANGDYTYINDLDDGGPMSTTLRLHEQSSSLFVGITHDSAGESQSQYDYLDGSLAGSNSGGGDGIVAALALEDFLGVDGSNLTSVLSESNSVFDIDAEENNTQTQTPSVASRSVSGADFNMLPMAPTAKQPIEKPPGASASAPHPAVPNSAVLARHLNLRINTVIDLKRPSTLYKYYEIFGGASSPAGGHNHKANFSIGASGSDAHHRNAKDTSTHRVTNATVTAAGKGVMATDHTSKLSALLPETAAVSVPTRPAVPPAPSPLHPLPSVAQPHNGSEVFSFGIDTFLHGNQLGFGRQPSFKRLTPVTQGESRRPYFLLRCKDGDTSSTTTAGAAAAAVRNGHPAASASSTRVRAASVADRSAEAFSTWLEALESKATGLSTSARSGPGATHVGSTIGENFKREVDVLMKSLFGDYDVFPSATTMAMLNNPSASGVTPSLVGGSAPPNRRRGSSQSGPGDSQPADLDAFLGDVHTLTSSLRPTTVMADQAKRRPSQSSVVSFGTSHVGSSKLKTIVPMTATDGSSFGGGGEKNFITVAYTSTSATALASPQPPIQGNATKCRRRVWNTSLRPNKSSSAMAAMNGDVVPDPTATAVTEALWTMTSINATTKPVNGRVAQCSSVIAASQSVEAMTRVPPRALTGATRDSVVGGAKLATVKATTASAKTGGIVVDVARVCDSASSNTATPYPYIDEDLLAGGYITGPPQLVRSPVKGSLGVLLTARVASKSPSTNNTNSGRRSGSYTHGVVAPTACGCCSSQMGGHISASQQQPSLPRPKLHPLLHSHPRGAVDGKVITVSDGTSTTASEAPQQALATYGCGGSRETPTSTWNYPYGRAATSSPPEPTTAGSGKTQLDCRSRGDSTLGDAGEAFLSIEEEVSKDDLTDNGGMHLKVPLPPTFLSNDLSAQRGMAATNSTASADATGSHSGCVPKSGGSAAHTGCTRRSSLRPVVDLVTMEPIALMKGLPIPSGPSSVSRRGSASETEREVATSGEHGAAAATPRRRLMEFRNGDYTLPAFSPTSCISATVTEDSHSEAVKQRDRDWQVQQANEERRQRIQAFMSRRKAEKQLEEQRQGQMSKQEGQLQIYREMQGQQSILGATPHLEMSGTVGSGVNVINVPKHMRKSSPRLDRPVRQEIPAASFSPDAAMASTVSSPHIEVAAAASADILPAVRRGKGKCVAANTNVRAVVVFTSSAGAENNNEPMTLKDDNDGRRCRNGRISLSTAAPGLLNEGTVVVVKLSESCNTLKVQQPQECTRFFSVDEFLRINDAVVPKHVERPFNRRGSEVVTGVLSNGALPRRRLSSLTLTEMNRKFLAGVNVALLLASTEKAHYASLTAIREVVEGVLSHMPPQGELFASIAFVVGGNTQDMLSDSMRAVRSTFSTSPLFGATLDGVAYVAVTGLGHLSTMVTDAYKRCDLAEQQQQPNAGLLVMSLLLKQPRGSDVVLSSYLITDAGCDGSTYVAVLRKAQHTPFALFHSALGGPTLTTALVSVDVDDTATVMPLLNMQHRLTRVTNKPCHVGSVRRFLELAQQELQNRAEDGKPGRRRNSSTTTTKVAPERRRSSVSASSNNSASDSISRPPSSGHRGYKQQSGTRAQLHKRLLEEVATAQSILNDPANYRPKALREASDCRHTSALTSMAHASASSGVTLLVETTLHEQRRSVGDDAIPNLEVATLRKRLSTLKAADCSAPATADTVMLPFHGSGAARAHRHSPSPAAVAVSSPQLKQLLATRCPSGAPNVESDANATATPLRSPPTTCVNHQIVGFRPLQQSSSPLAGRNSVSMSMSAGYVRRGNDGGVAPHMTGFMNFEDLGDSTSASVGSRPGAGTLLKKGEREESQHLPLRPAAAMATKSLPEQRNAGDSESSRRGQLVSGDVASGSTQRPLFVPPGMANRGVYAGHKVLRAPPTRVGSNGPHSPSIVAMGPSDTPIVPSVAAIDSSLAHDVSVSVRQSSTAPGGEKESIPTSTKVRTLVIVDPRCRDTSNVTYDNTMVIATTEDDFEEYDVDEVREVASSQEEPIQAELLTELCETVLLGGNAAILGADSRPTAVCAKVLKSVVQTIFADMNHEGTHRSGHLSTSIVKVKGESVVDLLKDSGEAQKLVIAISPLFGSCIHGVIYSSITNSAAFNTTIDAALHRAASEDNGRDYSFLFCSLIFKLQLEEEGDVLVCSLVATFAGENVGLYTSVLDRSPLVPRALFHYALGGPSYTIALLGIGSKESRANQMLQVQQRLGEVSNRATHPGSVAKFVAGIRNDLTPNLIAKYESSRDQDERAATKEMIGRLAEMVKDADALLHDFDHHQPKAYLHEDQERDTAPPVKGFDSGSPAMAAPRSSNTNSTNVSNLTNCASAAIAVTATPPAATSRPAAPRALPCIMAANPEDEGVYIQSLVCCEQVLMGAGSVAVQGNSILCTSQGGMRYDSDEVIVRDEAHRSLSSKLMNQLVAKFLAGYHTGLLTADSSYSAFTPLMLRCIVNSILDTMLGREAEPREGLASSSSFKPLTVMGELRVSIALIKDEVTADLLPTDVDATYHRFEMEHMPLYGPRIVGVTSHLVSTPQDFDHFLSVAIDNADPALQSADPGIMVVSLTLTQRVSKPTNDVLVSSLLCTAVFDAVHHYERVLEGDTDEPLELFHNILRGPCFTVALLGISDEEENPGKLLRALHGITQARNRPPEVNSVLRHIQELQRGVVKLNERMATSSNEEEKEYILSHIKVAEHLLADAEALQRSTLSSIQPRTFVPLGGAPDLRA, encoded by the coding sequence ATGATGGCAAATGGTGACTACACCTACATCAACGACCTCGATGATGGGGGCCCGATGAGCACCACGTTGCGGCTTCATGAACAGAGCAGCTCCCTTTTTGTGGGCATCACCCACGACAGTGCCGGCGAGTCGCAGTCACAGTACGACTACCTGGATGGGTCTCTGGCGGGGAGCaacagcggtggaggcgatgggatagtggcggcgctggcgcttgAGGACTTCCTTGGAGTCGATGGCAGCAATTTGACAAGCGTACTGTCGGAGAGCAACTCTGTCTTTGACATCGACGCCGAGGAGAAcaacacacagacgcagacgccGAGTGTGGCAAGCCGGTCTGTGAGCGGTGCCGACTTCAACATGTTGCCCATGGCACCCACGGCTAAGCAGCCTATTGAGAAGCCACCTGGAGCATCGGCGTCGGCACCCCACCCTGCAGTGCCGAACTCGGCTGTCTTAGCGCGTCACCTCAACCTCAGAATCAACACAGTGATAGACCTGAAGCGTCCCTCAACGCTGTATAAGTATTATGAGATCTTTGGCGGGGCCTCGAGCCCGGCGGGGGGGCACAACCACAAAGCCAACTTCAGTATTggtgccagcggcagcgatgctcACCACCGGAACGCGAAGGACACGAGCACCCACCGCGTCACGAACGCGACCGTGACGGCTGCTGGCAAAGGGGTCATGGCGACTGACCATACATCAAAGCTTTCCGCACTGCTTCCCGAAACAGCCGCCGTCAGTGTGCCAACACGTCCTGCAGTGCCACCCGCGCCGTCCCCGTTGCACCCCCTGCCATCGGTGGCGCAGCCGCACAACGGCAGCGAAGTGTTCAGCTTTGGCATTGACACCTTCTTACATGGCAACCAGCTCGGGTTCGGTCGTCAGCCCTCCTTCAAGCGTCTCACACCTGTCACGCAGGGCGAGTCGAGGAGGCCCTACTTTCTTTTGCGCTGTAAGGACGGCGACACGAGCTCCACCACtaccgctggcgctgctgctgctgctgtgaggaACGGGCATCCTGCGGCGAGCGCGTCCAGCACGAGAgtgcgcgccgcctctgTGGCGGATCGAAGCGCCGAGGCGTTCAGTACGTGGCTTGAGGCGCTGGAGTCGAAGGCCACGGGGCTGTCGACATCGGCGCGTAGCGGCCCTGGCGCAACGCACGTGGGCTCCACAATTGGGGAGAACTTCAAGCGGGAGGTGGACGTCCTCATGAAGAGTTTGTTTGGTGACTATGATGTGTTTCCCAGTGCCACCACTATGGCAATGTTGAACAACCCGTCTGCCTCAGGTGTCACCCCGTCGCTGGTGGGAGGTAGCGCTCCTCCGAACAGGCGGCGGGGCAGCAGTCAATCGGGTCCCGGCGACTCCCAACCGGCCGACCTAGACGCGTTTCTGGGCGATGTGCACACCCTTACCTCTTCTCTGCGACCAACTACCGTGATGGCAGATCAGGCGAAACGGCGACCTAGTCAATCCAGTGTCGTTAGTTTTGGCACCTCACACGTAGGCTCATCGAAGCTGAAGACAATAGTGCCAATGACGGCGACTGACGGCAGCTCGttcggcggtggcggagagaAGAATTTCATCACTGTTGCCTACACAAGCACCAGCGCTACCGCTTTGGCATCACCGCAGCCACCGATCCAGGGCAATGCGACGAAATGCCGTCGGCGTGTCTGGAACACTTCCCTCCGGCCCAACAAAAGCTCATCGGCGATGGCGGCTATGAACGGCGACGTTGTGCCCGATCCCACTGCTACTGCGGTTACCGAAGCTCTATGGACAATGACTTCTATAAACGCCACCACGAAACCCGTCAATGGACGGGTAGCGCAGTGTTCCTCTGTGATAGCCGCGTCGCAGTCGGTGGAAGCTATGACTCGCGTGCCGCCACGCGCCTTGACAGGGGCAACTCGTGACTCAGTCGTGGGGGGCGCGAAGTTGGCGACTGTGAaggccaccaccgcctccgcgaAGACTGGCGGCATAGTTGTCGATGTTGCTCGGGTGTGTGACTCGGCATCCTCTAATACAGCGACGCCGTACCCTTACATAGATGAAGACCTCCTGGCGGGCGGCTACATAACAGGGCCACCGCAACTGGTCCGCTCTCCAGTAAAGGGTAGCCtcggcgtgctgctcactGCCCGCGTCGCATCGAAGTCCCCTTCCACCAATAACACGAACAGCGGGAGGCGCAGTGGCAGCTACACGCACGGCGTAGTTGCCCCGACTGCGTGTggttgctgctcctcgcaGATGGGTGGGCATATTAgcgcgtcgcagcagcaaccatcGTTACCCCGACCGAAGCTGCACCCCTTGTTGCACAGCCATCCACGCGGAGCTGTCGATGGGAAGGTTATCACCGTCTCCGATGGTACGAGCACGACAGCATCGGAGGCGCCACAGCAAGCTCTGGCTACCTACGGTTGTGGCGGCTCACGGGAGACGCCGACGTCAACTTGGAACTACCCGTACGGCCGCGCCGCGACTTCCTCGCCTCCGGAGCCGACTACTGCGGGATCTGGCAAAACGCAGCTGGACTGCCGCAGTCGTGGCGACAGCACCCTGGGCGACGCGGGTGAGGCATTCCTCAGTATCGAAGAGGAGGTCAGCAAAGACGACTTAACGGACAATGGGGGAATGCACTTGAAGGTGCCACTACCACCCACCTTCCTCAGTAACGACCTCAGCGCACAGCGGGGCATGGCGGCCACCAACAGTACCGCCAGCGCAGACGCTACTGGCAGTCACTCTGGCTGCGTCCCCAAGAGCGGTGGGTCCGCTGCCCATACCGGCTGCACGCGGCGCTCGTCGCTGCGGCCTGTCGTGGACCTAGTAACGATGGAGCCTATAGCACTGATGAAGGGTCTACCAATCCCGTCAGGGCCATCATCCGTAAGCCGGCGAGGGTCTGCCAGCGaaacggagagggaggtggcgaCAAGTGGGGAgcacggcgcggcagcggccacgccgcggcgccgccttaTGGAGTTCCGCAACGGCGACTACACGTTGCCAGCCTTCTCGCCCACGTCCTGCATCTCTGCTACAGTCACCGAGGATTCGCACTCAGAGGCAGTGAAGCAACGGGACCGCGACtggcaggtgcagcaggccaacgaggagcggcggcagcgcattCAGGCCTTCATGTCAAGGCGGAAGGCCGAaaagcagctggaggagcagcggcaaggcCAGATGTCTAAGCAGGAGGGGCAGCTGCAGATATACCGTGAGATGCAGGGGCAACAAAGTATCCTGGGGGCCACCCCGCACCTGGAGATGTCCGGAACGGTCGGGAGTGGGGTGAATGTCATCAATGTGCCGAAACACATGCGCAAGTCGTCACCGCGGCTCGACCGACCGGTGCGGCAGGAGATTCCGGCGGCCAGCTTCAGTCCCGATGCAGCAATGGCTTCAACAGTCAGCAGCCCACACATAGAAGtggccgcagctgcctctgCAGACATCCTCCCTGCCGTTCGACGGGGTAAGGGCAAATGTGTGGCAGCCAACACCAACGTGCGCGCCGTGGTCGTGTTCacgagcagcgccggcgctgaGAACAACAATGAGCCTATGACACTCAAGGACGACAACGACGGACGACGGTGTCGGAACGGCAGGATCTCTTTGAGCACGGCCGCGCCAGGGCTGCTCAATGAGGGCACGGTAGTGGTGGTAAAGCTGAGCGAGAGCTGCAACACGCTCAaagtgcagcagccacaagAGTGcacgcgcttcttctctgtggaCGAGTTTTTGCGAATCAACGACGCTGTGGTGCCGAAGCACGTCGAGAGGCCCTTTAATCGGAGAGGCAGCGAGGTCGTGACTGGCGTGCTGTCGAACGGCGCATTGCCGCGGCGACGTTTGTCATCGTTGACTCTGACGGAGATGAACCGCAAGTTTCTGGCTGGCGTGAACGTGGCGTTACTGCTTGCGAGCACCGAAAAGGCCCACTACGCCTCACTGACGGCTATtcgggaggtggtggagggcgTGCTGTCGCACATGCCTCCCCAGGGGGAGCTCTTtgcctccatcgccttcgTTGTTGGCGGCAACACGCAGGACATGTTGAGCGACTCCATGCGCGCCGTACGCTCGACCTTCTCAACATCGCCGCTCTTTGGAGCCACGCTGGACGGTGTCGCCTACGTGGCAGTAACGGGACTGGGACACCTTTCAACGATGGTGACCGATGCGTACAAGCGGTGCGACttggcagagcagcagcaacagcccaATGCCGGTCTCCTCGTGATGTCGTTGCTTCTGAAGCAAccgcgcggcagcgacgttGTGCTGTCCTCCTACTTGATCACGGACGCTGGGTGCGACGGCAGCACTTACGTGGCAGTCTTGCGCAAGGCGCAGCACACCCCATTTGCGCTCTTCCACTCCGCACTGGGCGGGCCGACGCTGACGACAGCGCTGGTGTCGGTAGACGTCGACGACACGGCGACAGTCATGCCACTGCTGAACATGCAGCACCGACTGACTCGTGTTACTAACAAGCCCTGCCACGTGGGAAGTGTTCGACGCTTCTTGGAGTTGGCCCAGCAGGAGTTGCAGAACCGTGCCGAAGATGGGAAGCCCGGTAGGAGACGTAACTCCAGTACCACCACTACGAAGGTGGCGCcagagcggcggcggagcagcgtcagcgcctCGAGCAACAACAGTGCAAGCGACAGCATCAGTCGTCCACCGTCTAGTGGGCATCGGGGATACAAGCAGCAGTCTGGGACCcgggcgcagctgcacaaacGTCTTCTCGAGGAGGTGGCAACGGCGCAGAGCATCCTCAACGATCCAGCCAACTATCGCCCGAAGGCGCTGAGGGAGGCGTCGGACTGCCGGCACACCAGCGCGCTCACGTCGATGGCGCACGCGTCAGCATCTTCGGGGGTGACACTGTTAGTGGAGACGACCCTGcatgagcagcggcgcagcgtaGGCGACGACGCGATACCGAATCTGGAGGTAGCGACTCTGCGCAAGCGCTTGTCAACGCTCAAAGCGGCTGATTGTTCGGCCCCAGCTACCGCTGACACGGTAATGCTACCGTTTCATGGCTCTGGTGCCGCTCGGGCGCACAGGCACTCTCCGTCACCGGCCGCCGTGGCAGTGTCGTCGCCACAGCTCAAGCAGCTGCTAGCCACGCGCTGCCCAAGCGGTGCGCCGAACGTCGAGTCGGACGCGAACGCCACGGCAACGCCGTTACGATCACCACCAACCACGTGTGTCAACCATCAGATTGTGGGGTTCCGTCCCCTCCAACAGAGCTCGTCACCACTGGCAGGGCGCAACAGCGTGAGCATGTCAATGAGTGCTGGGTACGTGCGTCGCGGGAACGACGGTGGGGTTGCACCACACATGACAGGGTTTATGAACTTCGAGGATCTGGGTGACAGCACCTCTGCGTCTGTAGGCAGTAGGCCCGGCGCGGGCACACTGCTGAAGAAgggcgagcgagaggagTCGCAACATCTGCCTCTGCGCCCGGCAGCCGCGATGGCAACCAAGTCACTTCCAGAACAGCGCAACGCGGGCGACAGCGAGTCGAGTCGACGTGGCCAACTTGTGTCAGGTGACGTTGCCAGCGGATCGACACAACGGCCGCTGTTTGTGCCACCGGGCATGGCGAACAGAGGTGTGTATGCAGGTCACAAAGTGCTGCGCGCGCCCCCTACACGGGTCGGGTCGAATGGGCCACATTCTCCCAGCATAGTCGCCATGGGCCCCAGCGACACCCCGATCGTTCCGAGCGTCGCCGCTATCGACTCCTCGCTTGCGCACGATGTCTCCGTCTCGGTGCGGCAGAGCTCGACGGCGCCCGGCGGCGAAAAGGAGTCGATCCCGACATCGACAAAGGTGCGCACGCTCGTTATCGTTGACCCACGCTGCCGCGATACGTCGAACGTGACGTACGACAACACCATGGTGATTGCCACCACCGAGGACGACTTCGAGGAGTACGACGTGGACGAGGTGCGCGAGGTGGCGTCGTCGCAGGAAGAGCCGATCCAGGCAGAGCTGCTGACGGAGCTGTGCGAAACAGTGCTTCTCGGGGGTAACGCCGCCATCCTTGGCGCTGACAGTCGGCCGACCGCTGTCTGTGCCAAAGTGCTCAAGTCCGTCGTACAGACGATCTTTGCAGACATGAATCACGAGGGGACGCATCGCAGCGGACACCTGAGCACCTCTATTGTGAAGGTGAAGGGAGAGTCTGTAGTTGACCTACTCAAGGACTCCGGCGAGGCACAAAAGCTCGTCATTGCAATATCGCCCCTGTTCGGTTCCTGCATCCACGGTGTCATCTACTCTAGTATCACGAACTCGGCTGCTTTCAACACCACGATTGACGCTGCGTtgcaccgcgccgcctccGAAGACAACGGACGCGACTACAgtttccttttctgttcaCTCATCTTCAAGCTGCAgctagaggaggagggagacgtGCTCGTGTGCTCGCTAGTGGCGACCTTTGCCGGCGAGAATGTCGGACTCTATACGTCCGTCCTGGATCGCAGTCCTCTCGTACCACGTGCCCTGTTCCACTACGCCCTCGGCGGCCCAAGCTACACTATTGCTCTACTCGGTATCGGCAGCAAGGAGTCTCGCGCCAACCAGATGCTGCAGGTACAGCAGCGGTTGGGTGAGGTGAGCAACCGCGCGACACACCCTGGCAGTGTGGCGAAGTTTGTGGCCGGCATTCGTAACGATTTGACGCCGAACCTGATCGCCAAGTACGAGAGTTCGCGTGACCAGGATGAGCGAGCGGCGACAAAGGAGATGATTGGGCGACTGGCAGAGATGGTGAAGGATGCAGACGCGCTTCTGCACGACTtcgaccaccaccagcccAAGGCTTACCTACATGAGGACCAGGAACGGGATACGGCGCCGCCTGTCAAAGGATTCGATTCAGGTTCACCCGCCATGGCagcgccacgcagcagcaatacGAACAGCACCAACGTCTCCAACTTGACGAATTGTGCTTCTGCCGCCATTGCTGTGACAGCTacgccgccggcggcaaCCAGCCGACcagccgcgccgcgcgcGCTTCCGTGCATTATGGCAGCTAACCCGGAGGACGAGGGCGTCTACATCCAGTCGCTCGTATGTTGCGAGCAGGTGTTGATGGGTGCCGGCTCGGTCGCTGTGCAGGGCAACTCGATCCTATGCACGAGCCAGGGCGGAATGCGCTATGACAGCGACGAGGTGATCGTACGTGATGAGGCGCATCGATCCTTGTCGTCCAAGCTCATGAATCAGCTGGTGGCCAAATTCCTTGCCGGCTATCATACGGGCCTGCTCACCGCTGACAGCAGCTATAGCGCATTCACGCCGCTGATGCTACGCTGCATTGTCAACAGCATCCTTGACACGATGCTCGGACGCGAGGCAGAGCCACGTGAGGGCTtggcctcctccagctccttcaaGCCACTCACAGTGATGGGCGAGCTGCGCGTGTCCATTGCGCTCATCAAGGATGAAGTGACAGCTGACTTGTTGCCCACCGATGTGGATGCAACGTACCACCGCTTCGAGATGGAGCACATGCCCCTCTACGGCCCCCGTATCGTCGGTGTAACATCGCACCTCGTCTCCACACCGCAGGATTTCGACCACTTCCTGTCGGTGGCCATCGACAATGCCGATCCGGCGTTGCAGTCGGCAGATCCGGGTATCATGGTGGTCTCGCTGACTCTAACGCAGCGCGTCTCGAAGCCGACCAATGATGTGCTGGTGTCGTCGCTTCTGTGCACGGCCGTCTTTGACGCTGTCCATCACTACGAGCGTGTGCTGGAGGGCGATACGGACGAACCGCTGGAGTTGTTTCACAACATTCTGCGCGGGCCGTGTTTCACCGTCGCGCTGCTTGGAATtagcgacgaggaagagaaccCAGGCAAGCTTCTGCGCGCGCTTCATGGCATTACCCAAGCGCGCAACCGTCCTCCAGAGGTGAACAGCGTGTTGCGGCACATccaagagctgcagcgtggcgtTGTGAAGCTGAATGAACGCATGGCCACTTCAtccaacgaggaggagaaagagtaTATTCTGAGCCATATCAAGGTCGCCGAGCATCTGCTGGCCGACgcggaggcactgcagcgcagcaccctTTCCTCCATTCAGCCACGCACCTTTGTCCCACTTGGCGGCGCACCCGACCTGCGAGCCTAG